In Vigna radiata var. radiata cultivar VC1973A chromosome 3, Vradiata_ver6, whole genome shotgun sequence, the following proteins share a genomic window:
- the LOC106756820 gene encoding uncharacterized protein At2g39910, translated as MLEAPPSSPLRELLLRSSTQLSESLATVPYTPHRASNISVKAFLEPLLLPTASVKDLALACALLCSSAFDHSGILSWIPSHLSSLATSSFSELSCAYLAELGNGNRDVVVPPEKRLVLELMPEVLPLLKERIQESSINKSDESDEFSAASARVPVGFAILAAFQFRWFITQVDYPHLGKLCGLVIPCALTAVDHWSAVVKGQGMISLAHIGRNVDAAELGGYVDAVLDACCQNTASDDEIWHHVVEASVVLVTLTQRSNPRSPWFERMLNEFISHLERQPRNKDRRIAWLRYADSLFNGVGLVLLAHFRRILPLFFQWMHADDNETILLVLKCTYIILRLTWIRNSPFIAKLVDELAVVYKEAALRTAREDIRANICQILILLQESKGLHFDAAWDKHRSDPDLTTLNLSLSRSSNTKTVPSEDCLQQGSVPVQ; from the exons ATGTTGGAAGCACCACCATCTTCCCCGCTCCGAGAACTTCTTCTCCGTTCATCGACCCAACTATCGGAGTCTTTGGCCACCGTCCCCTACACTCCACACCGAGCCTCCAATATCTCTGTCAAAGCCTTTCTCGAACCCCTCCTACTACCCACAGCCTCCGTCAAAGACCTCGCTCTCGCCTGCGCTCTCCTGTGCTCTTCCGCCTTCGACCATTCCGGCATTCTATCATGGATCCCCAGCCACCTCTCCTCTCTCGCAACCTCGTCCTTCTCCGAGCTCTCCTGCGCTTATCTCGCCGAACTCGGGAACGGAAATCGTGATGTCGTTGTTCCTCCGGAGAAGAGGTTGGTACTGGAACTGATGCCCGAGGTTTTGCCACTTTTGAAAGAGAGGATTCAGGAGAGCTCCATAAATAAGTCCGACGAGAGTGACGAGTTCTCCGCAGCATCGGCGAGAGTTCCCGTTGGGTTTGCCATTCTCGCTGCTTTTCAGTTTAGATGGTTTATTACACAG GTTGATTATCCTCATTTGGGTAAATTGTGTGGATTGGTGATTCCTTGTGCACTGACTGCTGTTGATCATTGGTCCGCGGTAGTGAAG GGTCAGGGCATGATTAGCCTCGCACATATTGGGAGAAATGTGGATGCAGCTGAGCTTGGTGGGTATGTGGACGCTGTTCTAGATGCCTGTTGCCAGAACACGGCTTCTGATGACGAGATATGGCATCATGTGGTTGAGGCGTCGGTAGTTCTTGTGACTCTTACTCAGAGAAGTAATCCCCGTAGTCCTTG GTTTGAAAGGATGCTAAATGAGTTTATAAGTCACCTGGAGCGCCAGCCCAGAAATAAAGATCGCCGAATTGCCTGGCTTAGATATGCTGATTCACTGTTTAATGGAGTTGGTCTTGTGCTCTTAGCTCACTTCAGGCGCATTCTCCCATTATTTTTTCAGTGGATGCACGCTGATGACAATGAGACTATTCTTTTG GTTCTGAAatgtacatatataattttgagaCTGACATGGATAAGGAACTCACCATTTATTGCAAa ATTGGTAGATGAACTTGCCGTTGTGTATAAGGAGGCAGCATTGAGAACAGCCCGGGAAGATATTAGAGCAAATATATGTCAGATACTGATCCTACTTCAAGA AAGCAAAGGCCTACATTTTGATGCGGCTTGGGACAAGCATCGATCGGATCCAGACTTGACCACTCTTAATCTGTCGTTAAGTAGAAGTAGTAATACTAAAACTGTGCCTTCAGAGGATTGTCTTCAGCAGGGTTCGGTACCCGTTCAATGA
- the LOC106756681 gene encoding LIM domain-containing protein WLIM2b, with amino-acid sequence MSFIGTQQKCKACEKTVYPVDQLSADGTAYHKACFRCSHCKGTLKLSNYSSMEGVLYCKPHYEQLFKETGTFSKNFQSPAKLADKTTPELTRSSSKAASMFSGTQEKCATCGKTAYPLEKVTVEGQAYHKSCFKCSHGGCPITPSNYAALEGILYCKHHFSQLFKEKGSYNHLTKSASIKRAAAAAAATVPES; translated from the exons ATGTCTTTTATCGGAACCCAGCAAAAGTGCAAGGCTTGCGAGAAAACGGTTTATCCCGTTGATCAGCTTTCTGCAGATGGCACTGCTTATCACAAAGCTTGCTTCAGGTGCTCCCACTGCAAAGGAACATTAAAG CTGAGCAACTATTCCTCAATGGAAGGTGTTCTTTACTGTAAACCTCACTATGAGCAGCTCTTCAAGGAGACTGGCACCTTCAGCAAGAACTTCCAGTCAC CTGCAAAGTTAGCTGATAAGACTACTCCAGAGCTG ACAAGGTCATCTAGTAAAGCTGCGAGCATGTTTTCTGGCACACAAGAAAAGTGTGCAACATGTGGGAAAACTGCTTATCCATTGGAGAAG gTGACAGTGGAAGGGCAGGCCTATCACAAATCATGTTTCAAGTGTTCACATGGTGGTTGTCCCATAACCCCATCGAATTATGCAGCCCTTGAGGGCATTCTGTATTGCAAGCACCATTTCTCCCAGCTTTTCAAGGAGAAAGGGAGCTATAATCATCTGACAAAGTCTGCATCAATCAAACGGGCGGCGGCAGCAGCAGCAGCCACTGTTCCAGAATCTTGA
- the LOC106757750 gene encoding trafficking protein particle complex subunit 5 isoform X2, with protein sequence MIGVGKAKQYGNVLDKPLAKGKQEVSLSAFAFLFSELVQYNQTQVDNIGELERRLEDAGYAVGARVLELLCHRDKGNRRETRLLGILSFVHSTVWKVLFGKVADSLEKGTEHEDEYMISEKELLVNKFISIPKDMGTFNCGAFVAGIVRFCFVSSTNEGRFGWCRISGCCNCAFCAYGRSTTTTDDNFDKIC encoded by the exons ATGATCGGCGTCGGAAAGGCCAAGCAGTACGGTAACGTCCTCGACAAGCCCCTCGCCAAGGGCAAGCAAGAG GTTAGCTTGAGTGCATTCGCGTTCTTGTTTTCAGAGCTTGTTCAGTACAACCAAACGCAGGTTGATAATATTGGGGAACTCGAAAGAAG ACTGGAGGATGCTGGATATGCGGTTGGGGCACGAGTTCTTGAGCTGCTTTGCCACAGAGATAAG GGAAACAGAAGAGAGACACGGCTGTTGGGTATTCTTTCTTTTGTACATAGTACAGTGTGGAAAGTACTATTTGGAAAG GTAGCTGATTCACTGGAGAAAGGAACCGAACATGAAGATGAATACATGATTAGTGAAAAAGAGCTTCTAGTAAACAA ATTCATTTCTATCCCAAAGGACATGGGGACGTTTAACTGTGGAGCATTTGTTGCTGGAATAGTACGG ttttgttttgtttcatctACCAATGAAGGGCGTTTTGGATGGTGCCGGATTTCCGGCTGTTGTAACTGCGCATTTTGTGCCTATGGAAGGTCAACAACGACCACGGACgacaattttgataaaatttgcTGA
- the LOC106757750 gene encoding trafficking protein particle complex subunit 5 isoform X1 has protein sequence MIGVGKAKQYGNVLDKPLAKGKQEVSLSAFAFLFSELVQYNQTQVDNIGELERRLEDAGYAVGARVLELLCHRDKGNRRETRLLGILSFVHSTVWKVLFGKVADSLEKGTEHEDEYMISEKELLVNKFISIPKDMGTFNCGAFVAGIVRGVLDGAGFPAVVTAHFVPMEGQQRPRTTILIKFAEEVLQREARLG, from the exons ATGATCGGCGTCGGAAAGGCCAAGCAGTACGGTAACGTCCTCGACAAGCCCCTCGCCAAGGGCAAGCAAGAG GTTAGCTTGAGTGCATTCGCGTTCTTGTTTTCAGAGCTTGTTCAGTACAACCAAACGCAGGTTGATAATATTGGGGAACTCGAAAGAAG ACTGGAGGATGCTGGATATGCGGTTGGGGCACGAGTTCTTGAGCTGCTTTGCCACAGAGATAAG GGAAACAGAAGAGAGACACGGCTGTTGGGTATTCTTTCTTTTGTACATAGTACAGTGTGGAAAGTACTATTTGGAAAG GTAGCTGATTCACTGGAGAAAGGAACCGAACATGAAGATGAATACATGATTAGTGAAAAAGAGCTTCTAGTAAACAA ATTCATTTCTATCCCAAAGGACATGGGGACGTTTAACTGTGGAGCATTTGTTGCTGGAATAGTACGG GGCGTTTTGGATGGTGCCGGATTTCCGGCTGTTGTAACTGCGCATTTTGTGCCTATGGAAGGTCAACAACGACCACGGACgacaattttgataaaatttgcTGAAGAG GTGCTACAAAGAGAAGCAAGATTAGGCTGA
- the LOC106757749 gene encoding endoglucanase 1: protein MQKGMASPTTFSLMLHFLLLILCSSFHQPSLAFTSQEYQEALEKSILFFEGQRSGKLPSNQRLTWRADSGLSDGSSYHVNLVGGYYDAGDNVKFGLPMAFTTTLLAWSVIEFGSSMMDQIENARAAIRWSTDYLLKAATTTPDTLYVQVGDPNMDHKCWERPEDMDTPRNVYKVSAQNPGSDVAAETAAALAASSIVFGDSDPAYSSKLLQAAIKVFNFADRYRGSYSDSLGSVVCPFYCSYSGYHDELLWGASWIYKASGTSSYMQYIRSNGHILGADDDGFSFSWDDKRPGTKILLSKEFLEKNSEEFQLYKAHSDNYICSLMSGIPGSQAQYTRGGLLYKGSESNLQYVTSTSLLLLTYAKYLSANGGVVRCGTSTVTGENLVTLAKTQVDYILGDNPRKMSYMVGFGENYPKHVHHRGSSLPSVRARTQHISCNEGFQYLYAGSPNPNELVGAIVGGPDSNDNFSDYRNNYQQSEPATYINAPFVGAVAYFSAKPPTYY, encoded by the exons ATGCAAAAAGGGATGGCTTCACCAACTACATTTTCGCTAATGTTACACTTTCTGTTGTTAATATTATGTTCTTCGTTTCATCAACCAAGCTTAGCATTCACATCGCAAGAGTACCAGGAGGCTCTTGAGAAATCCATTCTCTTCTTTGAGGGACAACGGTCTGGAAAATTGCCTTCCAACCAGCGACTAACATGGAGGGCAGATTCTGGATTGTCCGATGGCTCTTCTTATCAT GTAAACCTGGTAGGTGGTTATTATGATGCTGGAGATAACGTTAAATTTGGGTTGCCGATGGCCTTTACTACAACATTGTTAGCATGGAGTGTGATTGAATTTGGAAGCTCAATGATGGACCAGATTGAAAACGCTAGAGCTGCTATCCGCTGGAGCACAGATTACCTTCTTAAGGCTGCCACCACCACCCCTGACACATTATATGTCCAA GTAGGAGATCCGAACATGGATCACAAGTGTTGGGAAAGGCCTGAAGATATGGACACTCCACGCAATGTGTATAAGGTATCAGCTCAAAACCCAGGATCAGATGTAGCAGCAGAGACAGCAGCTGCACTGGCAGCTTCTTCAATAGTATTCGGAGATTCGGATCCAGCTTACTCCTCCAAATTGCTTCAAGCAGCCATCAAA GTATTCAATTTTGCAGACCGTTACAGGGGTTCTTACAGTGATTCTCTTGGTTCTGTTGTCTGTCCATTCTACTGCTCTTACTCCGGATACCAT GATGAACTTCTGTGGGGTGCATCATGGATTTATAAAGCCTCAGGAACTAGCTCATACATGCAATATATTCGATCCAATGGCCACATTTTAGGTGCTGATGATGATGGTTTCTCCTTCAGCTGGGATGACAAGCGACCCGGAACTAAAATCCTCCTTTCCAAG GAATTCTTGGAGAAAAATTCAGAAGAGTTCCAATTATACAAGGCACATTCAGATAATTACATCTGTTCGCTAATGTCTGGAATACCTGGTTCTCAGGCTCAGTATACCCGAG GGGGGCTTCTTTACAAGGGGAGCGAGAGCAATTTACAGTATGTGACATCGACAAGTCTCCTTCTGTTGACATACGCTAAGTATCTTTCTGCAAACGGGGGCGTTGTCAGATGTGGGACTTCGACGGTCACGGGTGAAAACCTTGTAACACTAGCCAAAACACAAGTTGATTACATTCTGGGCGATAATCCAAGAAAGATGTCGTATATGGTGGGTTTTGGGGAGAATTACCCAAAGCATGTCCATCACAGAGGTTCCTCTCTACCTTCGGTTCGTGCCAGGACTCAGCACATTTCCTGCAACGAGGGGTTTCAATATCTCTATGCTGGTTCTCCCAATCCAAATGAGCTTGTTGGAGCTATCGTAGGTGGTCCTGATAGCAATGATAACTTCTCCGATTATCGAAACAACTATCAGCAGTCAGAACCAGCAACGTACATCAATGCACCCTTTGTAGGTGCTGTTGCCTATTTCTCTGCTAAACCACCAACCTATTATTAA
- the LOC106757968 gene encoding sedoheptulose-1,7-bisphosphatase, chloroplastic produces the protein METGIACYTRGPFLPTVSSKHSPPSISPSFGFRSLKSSSLFGESLRVASKSTLKVSKTKSTSLVTRCEIGDSLEEFLTKATPDKGLIRLLVSMGEALRTISFKVKTASCGGTQCVNSFGDEQLAVDMLANQLLFEALNYSHFCKYACSEEVPELQDMGGPVEGGFSVAFDPLDGSSIVDTNFTVGTIFGVWPGDKLTGVTGRDQVAAAMGVMGPRTTYVIAIKGFPGTHEFLLLDEGKWQHVKETTEIGEGKLFSPGNLRATSDNLNYANLINYYVNEKYTLRYTGGMVPDVNQIIVKEKGIFTNVASPSAKAKLRLLFEVAPLGLLIENAGGYSSDGHQSVLDKVISNIDERTQVAYGSKNEIIRFEETLYGESRLKSGVAVGAAA, from the exons ATGGAAACTGGTATAGCATGCTACACCCGCGGGCCTTTCTTACCTACTGTTTCTTCCAAGCACTCTCCACCCTCCATCTCTCCATCTTTTGGCTTCAGG AGTCTGAAATCAAGCTCTTTATTTGGAGAATCGCTAAGGGTGGCATCCAAATCGACACTGAAGGTTTCAAAGACAAAGTCTACTTCACTCGTAACCAGATGCGAAATTGGTGACAGTCTG GAAGAATTCCTTACAAAAGCAACACCAGATAAGGGGTTGATCAGGTTGTTGGTGTCCATGGGAGAGGCATTAAGAACAATTTCCTTCAAAGTGAAGACGGCTTCTTGTGGCGGAACGCAGTGCGTTAATTCTTTTGGGGACGAGCAGCTTGCAGTGGATATGCTGGCTAACCAGCTCCTTTTTGAG GCCTTGAATTACTCCCATTTCTGCAAGTATGCTTGCTCTGAAGAAGTACCGGAGCTCCAGGACATGGGAGGTCCAGTTGAAG GTggatttagtgttgcatttgaTCCTCTTGATGGTTCCAGCATTGTGGACACAAACTTCACAGTCGGCACCATTTTTGGTGTGTGGCCGGGAGATAAGTTGACTGGGGTCACCGGAAGAGATCAAGTTGCAGCAGCCATGGGGGTTATGGGTCCTAGAACCACATATGTGATTGCTATAAAAGGCTTCCCAGGCACCCATgaatttcttcttcttgatGAAG GAAAATGGCAGCATGTCAAAGAGACCACAGAAATTGGTGAAGGAAAACTGTTTTCTCCAGGAAATTTGAGAGCCACATCTGACAACCTCAATTATGCTAAT TTGATCAACTACTACGTGAATGAAAAATACACATTGAGATACACTGGAGGAATGGTGCCGGATGTCAACCAG attattgtaaaagaaaaaggcaTCTTCACTAACGTGGCATCACCATCTGCCAAAGCCAAGCTGAGACTTTTGTTTGAGGTAGCTCCCTTAGGGCTCTTGATTGAAAACGCTGGAGGTTACAGCAGTGATGGTCATCAGTCTGTGCTGGACAAAGTGATCAGTAACATTGATGAGAGAACTCAAGTTGCTTATGGATCCAAGAATGAGATCATCCGGTTTGAAGAAACACTATACGGTGAGTCCAGGCTCAAGAGTGGTGTAGCGGTTGGAGCAGCTGCTTAA
- the LOC106757361 gene encoding uncharacterized protein At2g39920 isoform X3 has protein sequence MSSYARQIQQQHSAPSLSDDSETRSHYELESGFFMKSFTATIFVASLVTLGVLLVTLVISLVIMLQSCQSKSAGVIELLNIKDYYSYCRLYSLHAELNNLEGYNLPTTCRNLAVQYIKGGQYARELDLAMSVIDDYFKNVKPLEDGLDVILMDIDYIFPWNHSSNLFHRFYNDSTSNCIKEANNVKLMFVLRLYMYLQTGGWSIILLSREPRTYRNVTINHLVSAGFRSWSALIMRAEDSDPTKGYEYFCGKRNVVRKKGFRIKSIISSHMDAVTVRETGERNFLLPDPLCDKFMREHRY, from the exons ATGTCTTCATATGCTCGTCAAATACAGCAGCAACACTCTGCACCTAGTCTCTCAGACGATTCCG AGACAAGAAGCCATTATGAGCTAGAGTCAGGATTCTTCATGAAATCGTTTACTGCAACAATCTTTGTTGCTTCACTTGTCACCCTTGGGGTTCTACTAGTTACGTTGGTCATTTCCTTGGTGATTATGCTGCAGTCCTGCCAAAGTAAAAGCGCTGGAGTAATCGAGCTTCTGAATATAAAGGACTATTACAGTTATTGCAGGTTGTATTCTCTGCATGCTGAGCTCAATAACTTAGAAGGATACAATCTTCCCACAACATGCAGAAACCTGGCTGTTCAATATATCAAAGGAGGTCAATATGCCAGAGAGTTGGATTTGGCTATGTCTGTGATTGACGATTACTTCAAGAATGTTAAACCTTTAGAGGATGGATTGGATGTGATTTTGATGGACATAGATTACATTTTCCCTTGGAATCACTCTTCCAATTTGTTTCACAG GTTTTATAATGACAGCACTAGCAACTGTATTAAAGAGGCAAACAATGTAAAGCTCATGTTTGTTTTAAGATTATACATGTACCTGCAAACTGGTGGATGGtctataattttgttatcaagAGAACCTAGAACATACCGAAACGTCACCATTAATCATCTTGTCTCTGCGGGATTTAGAAGCTGGTCTGCCTTGATAATGAG AGCAGAAGATTCAGATCCTACGAAAGGGTATGAGTACTTTTGTGGCAAAAGGAATGTGGTAAGGAAGAAAGGCTTCCGAATAAAAAGCATCATAAGCAGCCATATGGATGCCGTGACCGTTCGAGAGACTGGAGAGCGAAATTTTTTACTTCCAGACCCTCTGTGTGACAAGTTTATGAGAGAGCATAGATACTGA
- the LOC106757361 gene encoding uncharacterized protein At2g39920 isoform X1: MLVKYSSNTLHLVSQTIPMKFFLSCFAETRSHYELESGFFMKSFTATIFVASLVTLGVLLVTLVISLVIMLQSCQSKSAGVIELLNIKDYYSYCRLYSLHAELNNLEGYNLPTTCRNLAVQYIKGGQYARELDLAMSVIDDYFKNVKPLEDGLDVILMDIDYIFPWNHSSNLFHRFYNDSTSNCIKEANNVKLMFVLRLYMYLQTGGWSIILLSREPRTYRNVTINHLVSAGFRSWSALIMRAEDSDPTKGYEYFCGKRNVVRKKGFRIKSIISSHMDAVTVRETGERNFLLPDPLCDKFMREHRY, translated from the exons ATGCTCGTCAAATACAGCAGCAACACTCTGCACCTAGTCTCTCAGACGATTCCG ATGAAGTTTTTTCTTTCGTGTTTTGCAGAGACAAGAAGCCATTATGAGCTAGAGTCAGGATTCTTCATGAAATCGTTTACTGCAACAATCTTTGTTGCTTCACTTGTCACCCTTGGGGTTCTACTAGTTACGTTGGTCATTTCCTTGGTGATTATGCTGCAGTCCTGCCAAAGTAAAAGCGCTGGAGTAATCGAGCTTCTGAATATAAAGGACTATTACAGTTATTGCAGGTTGTATTCTCTGCATGCTGAGCTCAATAACTTAGAAGGATACAATCTTCCCACAACATGCAGAAACCTGGCTGTTCAATATATCAAAGGAGGTCAATATGCCAGAGAGTTGGATTTGGCTATGTCTGTGATTGACGATTACTTCAAGAATGTTAAACCTTTAGAGGATGGATTGGATGTGATTTTGATGGACATAGATTACATTTTCCCTTGGAATCACTCTTCCAATTTGTTTCACAG GTTTTATAATGACAGCACTAGCAACTGTATTAAAGAGGCAAACAATGTAAAGCTCATGTTTGTTTTAAGATTATACATGTACCTGCAAACTGGTGGATGGtctataattttgttatcaagAGAACCTAGAACATACCGAAACGTCACCATTAATCATCTTGTCTCTGCGGGATTTAGAAGCTGGTCTGCCTTGATAATGAG AGCAGAAGATTCAGATCCTACGAAAGGGTATGAGTACTTTTGTGGCAAAAGGAATGTGGTAAGGAAGAAAGGCTTCCGAATAAAAAGCATCATAAGCAGCCATATGGATGCCGTGACCGTTCGAGAGACTGGAGAGCGAAATTTTTTACTTCCAGACCCTCTGTGTGACAAGTTTATGAGAGAGCATAGATACTGA
- the LOC106757361 gene encoding uncharacterized protein At2g39920 isoform X2: MLVKYSSNTLHLVSQTIPFFLSCFAETRSHYELESGFFMKSFTATIFVASLVTLGVLLVTLVISLVIMLQSCQSKSAGVIELLNIKDYYSYCRLYSLHAELNNLEGYNLPTTCRNLAVQYIKGGQYARELDLAMSVIDDYFKNVKPLEDGLDVILMDIDYIFPWNHSSNLFHRFYNDSTSNCIKEANNVKLMFVLRLYMYLQTGGWSIILLSREPRTYRNVTINHLVSAGFRSWSALIMRAEDSDPTKGYEYFCGKRNVVRKKGFRIKSIISSHMDAVTVRETGERNFLLPDPLCDKFMREHRY; the protein is encoded by the exons ATGCTCGTCAAATACAGCAGCAACACTCTGCACCTAGTCTCTCAGACGATTCCG TTTTTTCTTTCGTGTTTTGCAGAGACAAGAAGCCATTATGAGCTAGAGTCAGGATTCTTCATGAAATCGTTTACTGCAACAATCTTTGTTGCTTCACTTGTCACCCTTGGGGTTCTACTAGTTACGTTGGTCATTTCCTTGGTGATTATGCTGCAGTCCTGCCAAAGTAAAAGCGCTGGAGTAATCGAGCTTCTGAATATAAAGGACTATTACAGTTATTGCAGGTTGTATTCTCTGCATGCTGAGCTCAATAACTTAGAAGGATACAATCTTCCCACAACATGCAGAAACCTGGCTGTTCAATATATCAAAGGAGGTCAATATGCCAGAGAGTTGGATTTGGCTATGTCTGTGATTGACGATTACTTCAAGAATGTTAAACCTTTAGAGGATGGATTGGATGTGATTTTGATGGACATAGATTACATTTTCCCTTGGAATCACTCTTCCAATTTGTTTCACAG GTTTTATAATGACAGCACTAGCAACTGTATTAAAGAGGCAAACAATGTAAAGCTCATGTTTGTTTTAAGATTATACATGTACCTGCAAACTGGTGGATGGtctataattttgttatcaagAGAACCTAGAACATACCGAAACGTCACCATTAATCATCTTGTCTCTGCGGGATTTAGAAGCTGGTCTGCCTTGATAATGAG AGCAGAAGATTCAGATCCTACGAAAGGGTATGAGTACTTTTGTGGCAAAAGGAATGTGGTAAGGAAGAAAGGCTTCCGAATAAAAAGCATCATAAGCAGCCATATGGATGCCGTGACCGTTCGAGAGACTGGAGAGCGAAATTTTTTACTTCCAGACCCTCTGTGTGACAAGTTTATGAGAGAGCATAGATACTGA